The following are encoded in a window of Solidesulfovibrio magneticus RS-1 genomic DNA:
- a CDS encoding Eco57I restriction-modification methylase domain-containing protein → MEVTAILQNTLIATPTPLVSAAVEALASQGGIEARGAIFTREEVVDFILDLAGYKEDQPLYQKRILEPSFGGGDFLLPIVGRLLRSWRASGRAGNVLDDLGDSIRAVELHRVTFSATRQAVIRRIEQEGFSVQSATALVGRWLTQTDFLLSSTEGRFDFVVGNPPYVRQELIPYPLLFEYRSRYHTMYDRADLYIPFIEKSLSLLAPKGSLAFICADRWMKNRYGGPLRKLVAKEFNLKVYVDMVDTPAFHSDVIAYPAITVICREKSGVTRVAHRPKIDRGNLNALAAELTARKLSQESAGKVRELTRITNGSEPWLLESADQTALIRRLELEYPTLEETGCKVGIGVATGADKAFIGNLNSLDVEPDRKLPLVTTKDIVSGEVKWHGLGVINPFTDKGPLVDLRDYPRLRRYLEERKEVIAGRHVAQKNPLRWYRTIDRITPSIAKQKKLLIPDIKGEAHVVFEDGELYPHHNLYYVTAEQWDIRALQAVLLSEVTKLFVATYSTKMRGGFLRFQAQYLRRIRLPYWNNVSNELRNELASAAISRDLYACNKAAFRLYGLSHDERSSIGGNGDNGT, encoded by the coding sequence GTGGAGGTAACGGCCATTCTTCAAAACACGCTCATAGCCACGCCCACGCCCTTGGTCTCTGCTGCCGTGGAAGCTTTGGCTTCGCAAGGCGGCATCGAGGCCCGTGGCGCTATTTTTACGCGCGAAGAGGTCGTTGATTTTATCCTTGATCTTGCGGGGTACAAAGAGGACCAGCCGCTTTATCAAAAGCGGATTTTGGAACCTTCCTTTGGGGGGGGCGATTTTTTGCTTCCCATCGTTGGAAGGCTTCTCCGCTCTTGGCGCGCCTCCGGACGTGCTGGCAACGTCCTTGACGATCTAGGGGATTCCATCCGTGCGGTTGAGCTGCATCGGGTGACCTTCTCCGCAACACGTCAGGCCGTCATTCGTCGGATCGAGCAAGAAGGCTTTTCCGTTCAGTCCGCAACGGCTCTTGTGGGTCGGTGGCTAACTCAAACGGATTTTCTCCTCTCCTCGACTGAAGGACGCTTTGATTTTGTTGTCGGCAATCCGCCGTATGTCCGGCAAGAGCTGATTCCCTACCCCTTGTTGTTCGAGTATCGAAGCCGCTATCATACGATGTATGATAGGGCCGATCTTTATATCCCGTTCATTGAGAAGTCGCTTTCGTTGCTTGCTCCAAAAGGGAGCTTGGCCTTCATATGTGCTGATCGCTGGATGAAGAATCGTTACGGCGGCCCATTGCGTAAGCTCGTTGCCAAAGAGTTCAATCTGAAAGTATATGTTGACATGGTGGATACACCGGCCTTTCATAGCGACGTAATTGCCTACCCTGCGATTACTGTTATTTGCCGCGAAAAGTCAGGCGTTACACGTGTTGCCCACCGTCCTAAAATTGATCGTGGCAATTTGAATGCGCTTGCGGCCGAGCTGACCGCACGGAAGCTGTCGCAGGAATCGGCCGGAAAAGTGCGCGAGTTAACACGCATCACGAACGGGTCCGAGCCATGGCTTTTAGAGTCTGCCGATCAAACCGCTCTCATCCGTCGCCTTGAGCTGGAATATCCGACCTTGGAAGAGACCGGCTGCAAAGTGGGCATCGGGGTTGCAACCGGAGCTGACAAGGCTTTCATCGGCAACTTGAATTCCCTCGACGTGGAGCCGGATAGGAAGCTTCCTCTCGTCACAACCAAAGACATTGTATCCGGTGAAGTGAAATGGCATGGCCTGGGGGTTATCAACCCGTTCACAGACAAAGGCCCCCTTGTTGATCTTCGAGATTATCCTCGTTTGCGGCGCTATCTTGAAGAGAGGAAGGAGGTCATCGCCGGTCGTCATGTCGCACAAAAGAATCCTTTAAGGTGGTATCGCACCATTGACAGGATTACGCCATCAATCGCAAAGCAGAAAAAGCTACTCATCCCGGACATAAAGGGAGAGGCGCACGTTGTCTTTGAGGATGGCGAGCTATATCCTCATCATAACTTGTACTATGTGACAGCCGAGCAATGGGATATTCGCGCCCTGCAAGCTGTTCTTTTGTCAGAAGTCACCAAACTTTTTGTGGCGACATACTCAACAAAAATGCGCGGCGGATTTTTACGGTTTCAAGCACAATATCTAAGACGGATTCGCCTTCCCTATTGGAACAACGTAAGCAATGAGCTACGAAACGAGTTGGCGTCTGCTGCCATAAGTAGAGACCTGTACGCCTGTAACAAGGCTGCGTTCCGGCTGTACGGGTTGAGTCATGACGAGCGATCTTCAATTGGAGGGAACGGGGATAATGGCACTTGA
- a CDS encoding tyrosine-type recombinase/integrase, whose protein sequence is MMQERKHLVSAEVDKLIAATKGTRNEARDRCFLLLMFRHGLRVSEACGLVLSQVDTESRVLHVARLKKGLSTTQPLRADELRAIKAWLTDRAKMKPDTDSFFVSERRTAWSRKTAWLAIRHYGEVAGLPLPAHPHMLRHACGFALADQGADTRLIQDYLGHRNIQHTVRYTATNPARFEKLWR, encoded by the coding sequence ATGATGCAAGAACGAAAACACCTCGTTTCCGCCGAGGTCGATAAGCTCATAGCTGCCACCAAGGGGACACGGAACGAGGCCCGCGACCGGTGCTTTCTCCTCCTCATGTTCCGGCATGGCCTGCGGGTATCGGAGGCTTGCGGCCTGGTTCTTTCCCAGGTGGACACCGAAAGCCGCGTCCTGCACGTCGCCCGGCTCAAGAAGGGCCTATCCACCACCCAACCGTTGCGGGCCGACGAGCTGCGGGCTATCAAGGCGTGGCTCACAGATCGGGCCAAGATGAAGCCGGACACGGACTCATTTTTTGTGAGTGAGAGGCGGACAGCCTGGAGCCGCAAGACGGCATGGCTTGCGATCCGGCACTATGGCGAGGTGGCAGGCCTTCCCCTGCCCGCCCACCCTCACATGCTCCGCCACGCCTGCGGTTTCGCCCTCGCTGATCAAGGCGCAGACACGCGCTTGATTCAGGACTATCTTGGGCACCGGAACATTCAACACACGGTCAGATATACAGCGACCAACCCAGCCCGATTCGAAAAATTGTGGAGGTAA
- a CDS encoding DUF5677 domain-containing protein, producing the protein MENLDSEYNDLLKKFDTTISAVSALSHHSAGFPSASSRHYWASVLFTRLSAWGLSILQLLPRSRFSTIFLQNWDCSPMTSLARNFSECFIAYFYLAIEETSEEEWQCRWNIFNLHDCLRRRKMFEHLKTPSDELNEFAEQANEIKQHLKNNTFFSRISKEKQSRYLKAKDLYMDSQDAIMNRAGINSDAFRAFYILWSCHTHTFPMGFYKTGENNRGTGLENISDKRHMVVALDFCTDLAKKAARSHLVLFPHAARGLTSESKKSIFDE; encoded by the coding sequence ATGGAAAACCTAGATTCAGAATACAACGACCTACTTAAGAAGTTTGACACTACCATATCAGCTGTGAGCGCCTTATCTCATCACTCGGCTGGTTTTCCCTCCGCATCATCGCGGCATTATTGGGCATCAGTTCTTTTTACCCGTCTGAGCGCTTGGGGATTAAGTATATTACAGCTTTTGCCTAGAAGCAGATTTTCAACCATATTTCTTCAAAACTGGGACTGTTCTCCAATGACATCATTAGCAAGAAACTTCAGTGAATGTTTCATCGCTTACTTTTATCTAGCAATAGAAGAAACTAGCGAAGAAGAATGGCAATGCCGCTGGAACATATTCAATCTTCACGACTGCTTAAGAAGAAGAAAAATGTTTGAGCACCTAAAAACCCCATCCGATGAACTGAATGAGTTCGCGGAACAGGCCAACGAAATCAAACAACACCTTAAAAATAATACTTTTTTTTCAAGAATCTCCAAGGAAAAGCAATCTCGATATCTAAAGGCAAAAGACCTATACATGGACTCTCAAGACGCGATTATGAACAGGGCTGGAATTAACTCTGATGCTTTTAGGGCGTTTTACATTTTGTGGTCATGCCATACGCACACTTTCCCCATGGGGTTTTATAAAACAGGAGAAAATAATCGTGGAACCGGTCTTGAAAACATATCCGACAAAAGACACATGGTAGTTGCTCTTGATTTTTGCACAGATTTAGCAAAAAAAGCCGCGAGAAGCCACTTAGTATTGTTCCCTCATGCAGCTAGAGGACTAACATCTGAAAGCAAAAAATCCATATTTGATGAGTAG
- a CDS encoding TOPRIM nucleotidyl transferase/hydrolase domain-containing protein: MSSLEDIRKEYEELASLPSDADGNAKRKRGFAFERLLNKLFALNGLEPRTGFRPAGEQIDGSLYLDGRIYLLEAKWHADPLPASTLYQFKGKVDGKLAGTIGIFISMSGYAEDAVDALILGKELNIVLLDQRDMDASIVRGSGFKSVLKFKLRKAAEEGAIYFPMEGDLVTADKTSAVEIDLLRYDHATGGIMATQPAQPAAADLLIVCEGDSDRVVIATLAERILAAAGSRRSIKIMTAMGKMAIPRVANAMWSTFNSESKVLIVVDGDNDPTGTASMLRNGMEFPDWIAAIANPSIETWLDLDFETLRRRGGKSRIKQYRKASESLDIDAVRLRDTQFAQFYNAILGA; encoded by the coding sequence ATGAGCAGTTTGGAAGACATCAGAAAAGAATACGAAGAGCTTGCGAGTTTGCCGTCCGATGCTGACGGAAACGCGAAACGAAAACGAGGCTTTGCTTTCGAAAGACTGTTGAACAAGCTCTTCGCCCTGAACGGACTTGAACCCCGCACCGGCTTTCGTCCGGCGGGCGAGCAGATCGATGGCTCCTTATACCTCGACGGGCGCATTTACCTCCTTGAGGCGAAATGGCATGCCGACCCGCTGCCCGCATCGACGCTCTATCAGTTCAAGGGAAAGGTCGACGGCAAGCTCGCCGGAACCATAGGCATCTTTATTTCGATGTCAGGCTATGCCGAAGATGCTGTCGATGCGCTCATTCTCGGCAAGGAGCTCAACATCGTCCTGCTCGACCAGCGCGACATGGACGCATCGATCGTGCGGGGAAGCGGCTTCAAGAGCGTGCTGAAATTCAAGCTTCGGAAGGCCGCCGAGGAAGGTGCGATCTACTTCCCGATGGAAGGAGATCTCGTCACAGCTGATAAGACCAGCGCGGTCGAGATCGACCTCCTGCGCTACGATCACGCCACCGGCGGCATCATGGCGACCCAGCCTGCACAGCCTGCGGCAGCGGATCTGCTGATCGTTTGCGAAGGCGACTCCGATCGCGTGGTAATCGCCACGCTCGCCGAACGCATCCTTGCGGCCGCCGGCTCAAGACGCTCGATCAAGATCATGACCGCGATGGGGAAAATGGCCATTCCGCGCGTCGCCAACGCCATGTGGAGTACCTTCAATTCGGAATCGAAGGTGTTAATCGTCGTAGATGGCGATAACGACCCAACCGGCACGGCCTCAATGCTCCGCAACGGTATGGAATTCCCAGACTGGATTGCCGCGATCGCCAATCCATCGATCGAGACCTGGCTCGACCTCGATTTTGAGACATTGCGACGCCGAGGCGGTAAATCGCGGATCAAGCAATACCGCAAGGCCTCAGAATCCTTGGACATCGATGCGGTTCGTCTGCGGGATACGCAGTTCGCACAATTCTACAACGCGATCCTTGGAGCCTGA
- the repC gene encoding replication protein C, IncQ-type yields MVRIDHMHLLLRRLFRSVSKHEMEKRMHFIENYGHLEIEVRGFCQLSVFDFKIFQAILLLSCQKRRGTLVKEQATSERYHLLRMNLKLKDESVKDISCAIETSAYELAHVLSKQRHGKWPGMVLNSLKNLTGVAFHIKDTNSRKTYGFNILSYSNEDNGRIQILINPFLALAILGKRNYTKIDINESRQLESEPACLLHSYLCAVINPGKTRSFLLTTLMNYVWDEDKSPAVVRKRLSRLVKDVLPCFERINWNVRFENDVVFIGRPERRDGTAQGQIEGG; encoded by the coding sequence GTGGTTAGAATTGATCACATGCATTTGCTGCTTCGGAGGCTGTTTCGATCTGTTTCTAAGCATGAAATGGAAAAAAGGATGCATTTCATAGAAAACTATGGACACCTTGAAATTGAGGTTCGAGGATTTTGTCAGTTAAGTGTTTTTGATTTCAAGATATTTCAAGCAATTTTATTATTGTCATGCCAAAAAAGAAGAGGAACACTTGTTAAAGAGCAGGCGACTTCAGAAAGATACCATCTCTTGCGAATGAATTTGAAATTAAAAGATGAATCAGTAAAGGATATTTCGTGCGCTATTGAAACCTCTGCCTATGAATTGGCTCATGTATTAAGCAAACAACGGCACGGGAAATGGCCAGGAATGGTTTTGAATTCTTTGAAAAATTTGACAGGAGTCGCGTTCCATATAAAAGATACCAATTCGAGAAAAACATATGGTTTTAATATTCTGTCGTATTCCAACGAAGACAATGGGAGAATACAAATTCTAATCAACCCTTTTCTGGCCTTAGCAATCCTCGGGAAGAGAAACTATACAAAAATAGACATAAACGAATCTCGCCAGCTTGAATCAGAGCCTGCTTGCCTTTTGCATAGCTATCTGTGTGCAGTTATCAATCCTGGCAAAACAAGGAGCTTTTTGCTTACTACGTTGATGAATTATGTTTGGGATGAAGATAAAAGTCCAGCAGTCGTGCGAAAGAGACTGTCTCGATTGGTAAAGGATGTGCTCCCTTGTTTTGAGCGGATCAATTGGAACGTCCGATTTGAAAATGACGTTGTGTTTATTGGTCGTCCCGAGCGCCGTGACGGAACTGCTCAGGGGCAGATTGAGGGCGGGTAA
- a CDS encoding helicase RepA family protein, producing the protein MKPIDFDKITRSDDLINADYSDLDYVVEGLPLGLVGSLIAAGASGKSFFAMQQAFGIAIGRDGQKRGQVIYFAAEDPEEEFGKRIQSISKAWGLNEEDKVYARKNLWMISLLAKEPNLTAKKNETDDVYEFIEIIKPLCRKIASEGDDPLRLIYFDTLRRFHFLDENEGGAMSMVLSVMEQICHELHCSCIFLHHINKSSALNNNSDMQQAARGSSVLSDNIRFQQFLAPMSKDEAENFARPKTPKMAIGEDGRRFFVRFGVSKQNYGSPIPERWYERDENGVLMPADIIKIEGK; encoded by the coding sequence ATGAAGCCCATTGATTTCGATAAAATCACGCGTTCTGACGATTTAATCAACGCGGATTATTCTGATCTTGATTACGTCGTCGAAGGCCTTCCTTTGGGCCTCGTAGGCTCGCTTATCGCTGCTGGCGCAAGCGGCAAATCATTTTTCGCTATGCAGCAAGCTTTTGGCATTGCAATTGGCCGAGATGGACAAAAACGCGGTCAAGTAATTTATTTTGCAGCCGAAGACCCCGAAGAGGAATTCGGCAAACGAATTCAATCCATTTCTAAAGCGTGGGGGCTTAACGAAGAAGACAAAGTTTATGCAAGAAAAAATCTCTGGATGATCTCACTTTTGGCAAAAGAGCCAAATCTCACTGCCAAAAAAAATGAAACCGATGATGTTTACGAATTTATCGAGATCATCAAGCCGTTGTGTCGAAAAATTGCATCTGAAGGAGACGACCCGCTTCGATTGATTTATTTTGATACATTACGACGTTTTCATTTTTTAGATGAGAATGAAGGCGGAGCTATGTCGATGGTCTTGAGCGTTATGGAACAAATATGCCACGAGCTTCACTGTTCGTGCATATTTTTGCATCACATTAACAAAAGCTCTGCTCTTAACAACAACTCCGACATGCAACAAGCCGCACGAGGGTCGTCAGTGTTATCTGACAATATCAGATTTCAGCAATTTCTTGCCCCAATGTCAAAAGATGAAGCGGAAAATTTCGCCCGTCCGAAGACGCCAAAAATGGCTATCGGCGAAGATGGCCGGCGATTCTTTGTTCGTTTTGGCGTGTCAAAGCAAAACTATGGCTCTCCAATCCCTGAACGCTGGTATGAACGCGACGAGAATGGCGTTCTTATGCCTGCCGACATCATCAAAATTGAAGGAAAATAG
- a CDS encoding AAA family ATPase, giving the protein MATELWSEFRAFLESAGLRPVDIIADGAIHRCGTAGKERGADGAYLLYPDSPAYGHCWNFRTGEEGVWRDKSSTPLSKEAQARIEKTRRARQQADDARHATACRTAQNILKTARPAPDDHPYLVRKGVRPHDKIYVTRDGRLAVPICDANGTPMSLQFITAKGEKRFLAGGKIRGGFFRIEGNDGPLYLVEGYAIGATIHAAAKGTVLVCFTCHNLRSVAETARQAFPGRPMVICADNDHETAARYGKNPGIDHAVAAALAVQARVAAPDFKEPAGKTDFNDLAASEGLDAVKVSLAKAEPPATPPVAGGQTTGAKAPIVVLSASDFLAYGFPKREHILDPILPSQGLALLYAPRGLGKTFLALTLAYGVAAGQAVLRWKTPRPRNVLFVDGEMPGWMLQERLSGIVKGYGGPVPEQLRIITPDCQPDFLANLATPEGQAALDPALAGVELLILDNLATLCRIGKENEAESWLPVQAWLLSLRRCGIAVVVVHHANKNGGQRGTSSREDVMDTVIALLPVKDHTPADGARFEVHLQKARGLAGSGADPFVARLVAKDGTFQWTTHPLSENVDKILSLADQGKSVREIAKLTDIPKSTVQRTLDKHLPTKSSTSPRPRIGGPDTKVLS; this is encoded by the coding sequence ATGGCGACAGAGCTTTGGAGCGAATTCCGGGCGTTCCTCGAAAGCGCAGGCCTGCGCCCAGTCGATATCATTGCTGACGGCGCGATCCACCGATGCGGCACAGCCGGCAAAGAGCGCGGCGCAGACGGTGCCTACCTGCTCTATCCCGATTCTCCCGCCTACGGGCATTGCTGGAATTTCCGAACCGGCGAGGAAGGCGTCTGGAGAGACAAGTCCTCCACCCCTCTCTCAAAAGAAGCACAAGCCCGCATCGAGAAAACCCGAAGAGCCCGACAGCAAGCTGACGATGCACGGCACGCTACCGCCTGCCGCACAGCCCAAAACATCTTAAAGACGGCCCGCCCCGCCCCAGACGATCACCCCTATCTTGTTCGCAAGGGCGTCAGACCACATGACAAGATTTACGTCACCAGGGACGGACGGCTGGCAGTTCCCATCTGTGATGCCAACGGCACCCCCATGTCCCTGCAGTTCATCACCGCGAAGGGAGAGAAGAGGTTCCTTGCCGGCGGGAAAATCCGTGGCGGCTTCTTCCGGATCGAGGGCAATGACGGCCCGCTTTACCTTGTCGAAGGGTATGCGATCGGTGCGACCATCCACGCAGCCGCCAAGGGGACCGTGCTTGTCTGTTTCACCTGCCACAACTTGCGGTCCGTCGCCGAGACGGCCCGCCAAGCCTTCCCCGGCCGTCCGATGGTTATCTGTGCAGACAACGACCACGAGACGGCCGCCAGATACGGGAAAAACCCCGGCATCGACCACGCCGTCGCAGCCGCCCTGGCTGTCCAAGCCCGGGTTGCCGCGCCTGACTTCAAGGAACCAGCCGGGAAGACGGACTTCAATGACCTGGCGGCCTCGGAAGGACTGGACGCGGTCAAGGTCAGCCTGGCCAAGGCCGAGCCCCCCGCTACGCCTCCAGTTGCAGGCGGCCAGACAACCGGAGCCAAGGCCCCGATTGTCGTGCTCTCCGCGTCTGACTTTCTTGCTTACGGCTTTCCCAAGCGCGAACACATCCTGGACCCGATTCTGCCGAGCCAGGGCTTGGCCTTGCTCTACGCCCCCCGGGGGCTGGGCAAAACCTTTCTGGCCCTGACCTTGGCCTATGGCGTGGCCGCTGGGCAGGCCGTGTTGCGCTGGAAGACGCCCCGCCCTCGAAATGTGCTCTTCGTGGACGGCGAAATGCCAGGCTGGATGCTGCAGGAACGACTGTCCGGCATCGTCAAAGGATACGGCGGCCCCGTCCCGGAGCAGTTGCGGATCATCACGCCGGACTGCCAGCCCGATTTCCTGGCAAACCTCGCCACGCCGGAAGGCCAAGCGGCCCTTGACCCTGCGCTTGCCGGGGTGGAATTGCTCATTCTCGACAATCTGGCGACGCTTTGCCGGATCGGCAAGGAAAACGAGGCCGAAAGCTGGCTGCCGGTCCAGGCCTGGCTTTTATCCTTAAGAAGATGCGGCATCGCTGTCGTCGTGGTGCACCATGCCAACAAAAACGGCGGCCAACGCGGCACCTCGTCCCGCGAAGACGTTATGGACACCGTGATCGCGCTGTTGCCCGTCAAAGACCACACTCCAGCCGATGGCGCGCGTTTCGAGGTGCATCTTCAAAAAGCCAGAGGCTTGGCCGGCAGCGGAGCCGATCCTTTCGTCGCCAGACTGGTCGCCAAGGACGGCACGTTCCAATGGACGACGCACCCCCTTTCAGAAAATGTCGACAAGATCCTCAGTCTCGCCGACCAGGGCAAAAGCGTACGAGAGATAGCGAAGCTCACAGACATTCCCAAAAGCACGGTTCAGCGGACCCTCGACAAACATTTGCCCACAAAAAGCAGCACCTCCCCTCGCCCCAGGATCGGCGGGCCGGACACAAAGGTCTTGTCGTAA
- a CDS encoding helix-turn-helix transcriptional regulator — protein MPRSLRTREAAEYLGVSPGTLEVWRCKGRGPRYYKLGKVVVYDPTDLDAFREARKVFTADAMPPSSVR, from the coding sequence ATGCCTCGAAGCCTTCGTACCCGTGAAGCCGCCGAATACCTGGGCGTCTCGCCCGGAACCCTCGAAGTCTGGCGCTGCAAGGGCCGTGGCCCGCGCTACTACAAGCTCGGCAAAGTGGTGGTCTACGATCCGACAGACCTCGACGCCTTCCGCGAGGCGCGCAAGGTCTTCACCGCAGATGCCATGCCCCCGTCATCCGTTCGTTGA
- the rpmH gene encoding 50S ribosomal protein L34, giving the protein MSKKTYQPSKIRRNRSHGFLVRSRTKNGQAILRRRRAKGRKRLAV; this is encoded by the coding sequence ATGAGCAAGAAGACATACCAGCCGAGCAAGATTCGCAGAAACCGCAGCCACGGCTTTCTGGTGCGTTCCCGGACCAAAAACGGACAGGCCATCCTGCGCCGTCGTCGGGCCAAGGGCCGCAAGCGCCTGGCCGTCTAG